GAGCTTCCTGGCCCAGAAGGCATCGTCGAAGCGGTCGTTCGCGTTGCGGCTCAGCACGCGCACGCGGATCTTGCTCTGCTCGGAGATGAGGCCGGTTCCCTGGTAGGTGCCGTTCTCCTCGCGTACGTCCACGATGTCGCCGTTGGCGCAGGCGCGACCGTCGGACGGCGCCGGCTCCACGCGGAGCACCTCGCCGGCGAAGACCCATGGATGGCCGCCCGCGAGCGAGCGGGCCGCCTTGTGTGTGACGATGACCTGAGGATACGGGCGCTTCTGGTGCATGGCCGGCCTAGGAGTGACGACCGTAGCGGCCACCAGCGGGGCCGCGGCCACGTGCGCGCGCGCCGCGGAAGACGCTCCGGGTGGGCTTATGCGTGGAACGTCCCGGGTTGGGGATGATGCGGTGGTCGTCGTAGTCGAAGCCGGGCAGGTCGAAGATGGGGATGAGCTTGCCCGTGAAGTACTCGACCTCACGGAGCTGGCTGATCTCGTCGGGGCCCACGAAGGTGTAGGCGTGGCCCGTGGCGCCGGCGCGGCCCGTGCGGCCGATGCGGTGCACGTAGTCCTCGGGGTCGTTGGGGACGTCGAAGTTGACGACGGCGTCGATGCCCGAGACGTCGATGCCGCGGCTCATGACGTCGGTGGCCACGAGCACCTGGATCTTGGCGTCGCGGAAGCGCTGGAGGGCCTTCTCGCGCGCGGCCTGCGGACGGTCGGCATGCATCACGTCTACCTTCACGCCGGCGCGCTTGAGCACCTTGGCGCAGGCGTCAACGCGGGCCTTGGTGCGGCAGAACACGAGGACGCGCTCGGGCTTGTAGGTGCGGATGAGGGCCTCGAGCAGCTCGGCCTTCTGACCCTGCATCACGGGGCAGAGGTGCTCCTCGACGGTGTCGGCCGTCTCGCCGATGTGGGCGATCTCGATGACGGCGGGGTCGGTGAGCATGGCGTCGACGGTGCCCTTGATCGACGGCGGGATGGTCGCCGAGAAGAGCAGCGTCTGCCGCTTCTCGGGGACGGCCTTCACGATGCGACGGACGCTGGGCCAGAAGCCCATGTCGAGCATGCGGTCGGCCTCGTCGAGCACGAGGGTCTCGACCTGGGAGAGGTCCACGACGTGGCGCTCCATGAGGTCGATGAGGCGGCCTGGGGTGGCCACGAGCATGTCGCAGCCGGCCTTGATGCCGTCGACCTGGGGCTCGAAGGGAGCCCCGCCCATCACGATGACGGCGGTCTGGCCGGTGACGGCACCGACCTCGGTCACCACGTCCTCGATCTGCTGGGCGAGCTCGCGCGTGGGGGTGACCACGAGGGCGAAGGGGCCCTTTGCCGGTCCCGTGGCGCGGCTCGATGCGCTGGAGGGTGGGAAGCGCGAATGCGCAGGTCTTTCCGGTTCCCGTCTGCGCAGAGGCCACGATGTCGCGACCTGCGAGCGCCTCGGGGATGGAGGCGGCCTGCACGGGTGTCGGCTCGTCGAAGCCCAAGGCCTCGACGCCGGCAAGTATGTGCTCGTTTAGCCCGAGCTCGGCAAATGAAGTAGCCATGGCTCAAGTATGCGGCAAAGGCGGTGCCATTGAAAGGGGTGGGTTTGGGGCCCTGTGCGCGCGGTCATGTCCCTGCGGTCGCACGGCCTTCTGCGCGAGAGGTGGGCGAGGTGGCTGCCGGGTGCCTACTCCCCTGTCTCCCGCAGCCAGGCATCCAACGCCGCGAGGCCATCACGCAGGCGTTCGTCGACGTGCTGCAGATGGGAGCCCGGTCCTATGGAGAGGCACACCTCCGCGCCGCGGGCCTCGAGCATCCGTGCCGTCTCGCGTGTGTCGTCCTCCACGACATGGAGGCGCCTCGGCATCGCGTGCCGCTCCCTCGAGCCGAGCGAGAGGTAGGCGAAGCGTCCCGACCCCTCGTAGGCGGCCGCCTCGAGGTAGTCGAGCCATCCGTCATACCAGGTCGACCCGGACATGCTGGCCACGGCAGAGATCCCCGGCATGCGCGTGAACGCATAGAGCGAGAAGAGCCCGCCCAACGAGTAGCCGGCGAGCGCGCGTGCATGAGGGGTGATGCCGCAAGCGGCCTCGATGCCGGGGATGATGCGGGAGCCGATGTCCTCGATGGTGGCGTCGGCCTGTCCACCGAAGTCGGCATCCCCTGCGTAGAGGCCAGGGGCGGGCCAGGGCGTCAGCGCGTCGTCCCAACCATGGATGGGGAACCTCGCCACCGAGCAGGACAGGCCGTCTGCCGCCGGGGCCACGTCGAAGGGGTGCTCCGGCAGGTCGACGAAGTAGATGCAGGGGGCGGACGTGCCGCCGGCACCCAGGTGGAACGTGGAGCCCTCGGGCATCCTGTCGCTCATCGTCCGGCCTCCCTCGGGAGGGCCATCATGTCGGGGAGGTCGCGGAAGCCCGCGCCCTCGTAGACGGGTCTCCCCACAGGTGTCGCCTCGAGGAAGACCTTCTCGGCGCCGGACGCGCGTGCCTGTCCCACCAGCCATGCCACCATCGCCCGCGCCACGCCGTGCCCGCGCTCGGCGGGTGTGGTGTAGACGTTCATGAGGTAGGCGTTGCGGCCGCTCGGGTTCTCGGGGGAGGGCATCTCGCGCTGCAGGCAGATCCCGCCGCAGCCGACCGCCCTGCCATCGAGGCATGCCAGGCCGGCGACGTGCGTGCCGGCGGCAAGGGCCTCCTCGTAGTACGTGCGGTTCTCGCGCATGATCGCGGAGAGGTCCGTGCCCTCGGGGACCTCGAAGACCTCCCGGATGACCGTCTCGCGCCATTCGACGAGAAGGTCGAGATCGTCGAGTCCCATGCGCCGGACCGTGACCTGGCCCTGCGACCCCGTTCGTCCGCTCATCGTCGCACCTCCGCATCAGTCGTCTTGAGCACCGTCGGGAGGCGGTCCGTGTCGGGCTTGCCGTTGGCGTTCCTCGGCAGGTGGTCGAGCTGCACGAAGAACTCCGGGATCATGAACGGCGTGAGGTAGCGCGCCATCTCGCGTCGCGCCCGGGCGAGGTCGAACCCGTCGGCGTCTGGGACCACGTAGGCCGTGAGGTAGGTGAGTCCCTGGTCGTCCACGTCAGCGCGGACGACCCCTGCCCGCACGCCGTCACAGCGGTTGAGCACGCTCTCGACCTCGTTCGTCTCGACGCGCTTGCCTCCGACCATCACCTGGGAGTCCGCCCGGCGCACGAAGGCGATGTCGCCCTGGGGCAGCAGGTAGCCGAGGTCGCCGCTGCGATAGAGGCGGGTCCCGTCGGCGCGCGTCACGAACGGGGCGTCCTTGCTCGCGTCCACGTAGCCGCGGCAGACCCCTCCGCCCGAGATGCAGATCTCGCCGAGCTCGCCGGGCCCTGTCGGTGCGAGGTCGGCGTCGAGCACCTCGACCGTGGCACCCTGCACCGCCGTCCCCACCGGGTAGCTGCCGTCGTCGAGCGGCTCGCTGCCGTTGCAGCGAAAGTAGGTGCAGCAGACCGTGGTCTCCGAGGGACCGTAGGTGTTGTAGACCTGGGCCTGGCCGATGAGCCGATCGACGTAGCGTGCGCGCAGGACGTCCCCGCCGCTGATGAGCAGGCGGACGCATCCGGGCAGGTCGTCGTGCTCGTTGATGTCGGCGAGCAGGTAGGGGAAGCCGCTCACGATGGTGACGCCGGCCTCCTCGACGAAGCGCATCAGCGCCGGCTCGTCGTCGTGGACGTCTGCGGGCGGGATGGCCAGCGTGGCTCCCGCGAGCAGGGTCGCGAAGACCTCCTCGACGAAGATGTCGAAGGAGCAGACCGAGTGCTGGAGCATGACGTCGCCAGGGCCGTTGTGGAACTCGTGCGTGAACGCCCGCGCATAGTGGCAGACGTTGCGGTGCTCGACCACCACGCCCTTGGGCGTCCCGGTGGTACCTGACGTGTAGAGCACGTAGGCGGCGGACTCGGGTGAGGCAGGGCAGGCGAGAGGAACGTCCCTCTCGGGAGGCCCTTCGAGAAGGTCCTCGACCACGAGGATGCGCGTCCCCTGCGCGGCGTCGGCATGGGCGCGGTCTGTGACCACATAGTCGACCTGGCACTCGTCGAACATGAAGCGGATGCGCTCGACGGGGAAGTCGGGCTCGGCGGGTACGTAGGCGGCACCGGTCCTCAGGATGGCCAGGATGGTCGCGACCTGCATGGTGCCATGGCCCATGATGACGCCGACATACGACGATTCCTGCGGCAGGCGCGCCGCCATGCGTGCGGCCAGGGCGTCAAGCTCGGCATAGGTGAGCGTGCCTGTCACGTCGCGCACGGCGCACGCCGATGGATGGCGTGCCACCTGCGAGGCGAAGGCCTGGCAGATCGTGTCTTGCTGGTGCATGGGACATTCCTCCTACAGGCGCCTCGGGCCGGGCGTCAGGTCCTCCGCGCCCTATCGCACGTAGGTGACCGAGTCCCCCTTGCGCGGCGCCGGGGTCTTCTCGCCATGCTCGGCGGCATAGCCGAGCAGGCAGTGGCCCACGCCGCGCCAGTCGCCTTCGACACCCCACTCCTTGAGCAGGGCCTTGCCCTCGGCGGAGTCGAACTCCTCGTGGGCGCGATGGATCCAGCATGAGCCGAGTCCGAGGTTGTGGGCCTCGAGCATCATGGAGCCCAAGGCGAGCGAACCGTCCTCGACGCAGGTGGGCACGCTCGGGTCGACGAGCACGACCACCACGGTGGGCGCGCCATAGAAGGGGTCCCCGGTGCTGCCCATGATCTTGGCGTTCATGGCCGAGAGGCGCTTGATCTGGTCTGGGTCCTGCAGCACCACGAAGTGGCAGGGCTGCCTGCCCATGCCCGACGGTGCCCAGGTGCCCGCTGCGATGACATCCTCGACCTTGTCGAACTCGACCTGGCGCCCCTCGTAGGCGCGGCAGCTGCGCCGCGTCTCGATCGCGTCCATGACCTCGCTCCTTGGCTCCATGCCAACCTCCTTGCGACCTGCGTGGGACCTCTTCGCCACGCGTACTCTGTGTTCTACCCATCTGGGTCCGTGGCAACTGGTTCGGAATGTCCGTGCCAGCAAATGCCGGGCTGACGTGCGGCCGTCCATACCTATACTTGTGCGGTGTGTCATAGTCACCGTCAGGCCGTGCGGCATGCTGCCGTCGTCGACCCGTCGCCCGCGAGGAGCATCCATGCCCATCAACATCCCCGACGGCCTGCCCGCCAAGAAGGTCCTGCACCAGGAGCGCATCTTCGCGCTCGAGGAGGAGACTGCCGCAGGGCAGATGATCCGCCCGCTCCACGTGGCGATCCTGAACCTCATGCCCACCAAGGTCGAGACGGAGACCCAGATCCTGCGGCTCATCTCGAAGAGCCCCCTGCAGGTGAGCGTGGACTTCATGCGGGTCTGCTCGCACAAGGCGACTCATGTCTCGGCCGACCACCTGGTCAAGTTCTACGAGACCTTCGACCACTTCGCCGGGCAGAACTACGACGGCCTCATCATCACCGGTGCCCCCGTCGAGCAGATGCCCTTCGAGGACGTCGACTACTGGCCCGAGCTCTGCCGCATCATCGACTGGAGCCAGGAGCACGTCTTCAGCACCATGTACCTGTGCTGGGGCGCCATGGCCGGCCTCTACCACAACTACGGCATCCGCAAGCGCACGCGCGGCGCCAAGCTCTTCGGCGTCTTCCCCCAGCGCCTGTGCGACGAGTACAGCTTCCTCACCAACGGCTTCGACGAGATCCATAACATGCCGCACTCGCGCCACGCCGCCATCAACACGGGCGACCTCGCCAAGCATCCTGAGCTCGCGGTGCTCTCGGAGGGGCTCGAGAGCGGTCCTGCCATCATCGCCACGCGAGACTTCCATGAGATCTACGTCACCGGCCACTTCGAGTACGGCCGCGACACGCTCGCCCAGGAGTACTGGCGCGACTTCCATGCAGGTAAGAAGATCCAGCTTCCGCAGAACTACTTCCCCGACGACAACCCCGAGCGCCAGCCCATCTTCACCTGGCGCGCGCACGCCAACCTGCTCTATCGCAACTGGCTGCACTACGTCTACCAGGAGACCCCGTTCGACATGAGGGAGATCCCCCAGACCATCAAGGCGCTCTCGGCGCGTGCCGAGGCGGCGACCGAGCGCGACGGCACCCCCGAGAAGTTCTAGCCGAGAGGGACGGTCGGGCCAGGGCCTGTGAGGATGGCGTGCGGGCGGGCCTCGCGGCCTTGCGCTAGGATGTGCTCACCCGACCCAGAAGGAGCTCCCCATGTCGCTTCCCATGCCCGCAGATGCCGCCCCAGACCGGCTCCGTGCCGCTGACCTCTCGGCCTGCCTGCCAGCCACGGCCGAGGTCGTGGGTGGGCGCCTTCTGGTGGGCGGCGTCGACCTGGCGCGCCTTGCCGAGCGCGAGGGGACGCCACTCTACGTCTACGACGAGGCCGACCTGCGTGGCCGCATGCGCGCCTACCGGGAGTCCTTCTCGGCATGCTCCGACCGGCTGCCCGCAGGCGCCGACGTGGTCTATGCCGGCAAGGCCTTCCTCGACAAGGCCATGGTGCGCCTCGTGGACGAGGAGGGTCTCTGCCTCGACGTCTCGGGTGGCGGCGAGCTCGCCATCGCGCTGGCCGCCGGCTTCGACGCCGCGCGTGTGGTGGTGCACGGCAACAACAAGACGCCCGTCGAGATCGCCGAGGCCATCGCCGCCGGGGTGGGCCGCATCGTGGTCGACAACCTCGCCGAGCTGGCGCGCGTCTCGGCGGCTTCCGTGAAGGCCGGCGTCACGCAGGACATCCTGCTCCGCATCACCCCGGGCATCCACGTGGACACCAACGACTACGTGGTCACGGGCTGCGAGGACTCCAAGTTCGGCTTCACCCTGCTCGACGACGTGGCCTTCCGCGCAGTGGGCACGGCGCTCGACACGCCCGGCGTCCGTCTGGTGGGGGTGCACATGCACGTGGGCTCGCAGGTGCTCGACGTGCGTCCCTATCGCCAGGCCATCGACGTGATGTGCGACCTGCTCGCCCGCGTGCGTGATGCCTATGGCGTCGAGCTCGCGCAGTTCGACCTGGGCGGCGGCCTGGGCGTGGCCTACGATGCCGCCGAGCGACCCACCTCGGTCGCCGACTTCGTTGCCTTCCTGGTGGACGGGGTGCACGAGGCCTGCGCCGAGCGCGGGCTGGCCGTACCGCACCTGGCCGTCGAGCCGGGCCGTTCCATCGCGGCCGTCGCGGGCGTGGCGCTCTATAGGGTGGGGGCCGTGAAGCCGCTGCCGGGCATCCGCACCTACGTGGCCGTGGACGGCGGCATGTCCGACGACATCCGCTGCGCGCTCTATGGGTCGACCTACGAGTGCCTGCTCCCCGAGCGCGCCGACGAGCCGCGCGACTGCGTGGTCACCGTGTGCGGGAAGCACTGCGAGAGCGGTGACGTGATCGTGCGCGACGCGAGCCTGCCCGAGCCTCACGAGGGCGACGTGCTGGCGGTCCTCGGCACGGGCGCCTACTGCTGCTCGATGGCCTCCAACTACAACGGGCAGCCTCGGCCGGCCGTCGTGTTCGTGGCGGACGGCGAGGCGCGCGTGGTCACGCGTCGCGAGACCTATGAGGACCTGCTCCGCCGCGACGTGGGGTAGGGACGCAGGTCGGCAGGCGCACGCCTTGCGCCGTCCCCGCGTTTACATCCCGCGGCAAGAGGCGTAGAGTTCGTTCCAATCGAAGATTGAGCAAGAGGCGCGGCGCGTCAGAGTATCGGCAGGAGGGGGCACCCTTCGAATGCCGTGAAAGGTAATCGCCGCCGAACGCGTGGGCGGGGCACCGTCCGCACGTGATGTCGGGCGAGAACATCCCTGGCATTCCTGCTGGAAACCAGCAGAGGCGCTTGTCACGGATGACTCCTCATCATGTCGGCGCCCCCGCTAGAAGGGCGCTTTTTTGATGGCGATGGATGCTCAGGCACGAGGCATGGCACGCGAGGCCGACGGTCAGGGGGCCGCGTCGCGGCCGTCCGATGCCGCCGAGGGGAACGCTCCTATGGCAGGCGGGGCGGAACCTGTGGGCCCCTCTTCCGTGGCTGACGACGCTGCCATGCTCGCCCGGCTCACCGCCGACCGCCGGGCCCTCCACCGGGCGCCCGAGATCGGCCTCGACCTGCCCCATACCTGCGCCTATGTGGAAGGACGGCTCGCGGGCCTGGGGGCCGTGGTCGAGCACCCGCTGCCCTCCTGCGTCACGGCCCTCTTCGACGTCGGTGCGCCTGCCACGGTCGCCTTCCGCTGCGACATGGATGCCCTGCCTGTGACCGAGGCCACGGGCCGCGACTTCGCGAGCGCCACGCCCGGCGTCATGCACGCGTGCGGCCACGATGGCCACACCGCCACGATGCTCGAGCTTGCACGGCAGGTCTCGGCGGCGCGAGCGGCAGGGGGGCGCCTGCCCCACAACGTGCTCCTCGTCTTCCAGCCGGGTGAGGAGCATCCCGGCGGCGCGCGCCTCGTCTGCGAGACCGGCCTGCTCGAGCGCCATCACGTTGGCTGCGTCTTCGGCCTCCACCTGTGGCCCGACCTCGCGGCCGGCGAGGTCCGCACGCGCCCGGGCGCCTTCCTTGCCCGAGCCAGCGAGATGAACGTCGAGGTCGAGGGCGTCTCGGCCCATGCGGCGCACCAGGAGGCCGGCGTGGACGCCCTGGCCCCGGCCGCGCGGCTGGCGCTCGCCATCGGCGAGGTCGCCCCTGCCGAGCGCTCCCTCGGCAACCCCTGCGTGGTCAACATGGGGCGCATGGAGGCCGGCACGGTGCGCAACGCCGTGGCCGGCTCGGCCCGCATCGAGGGGACCGTGCGCACCTTCGAGCCTGCCTCCTGGGAGCGCGTGCGCACCAAGATCGGCGCCATCGTGGCAGCAGAGGCAGAGACGTCGCAGGCCAAGGCCACCGTCGACTTCGACGAGGGCTATCCTGCCGTCATCAACGACCAGGCGCTCACCGGTCGTGTCCTGGCCGACGTCACCGGCGTGGGCCTCGAGCCCGAGCCATCCATGATCGCCGACGACTTCTCCTTCTACGAGCAGCGTGTGCCAGGGACCTACTTCTTCCTCGGCACAGGCAATCCCGCGCACGGCCTCCATTCCGACGGGTTCGACTTCGACGAGCATGTGCTTCTCGCGGGCGTGGGCCTGTTCCGCCAGCTGGCTACCATGGACTGGACGGCCCAGATGCGCGTCGCAGGGTCCGTCGACGCCGCAGGTCTCGACGCCACCCCGGCCACACCTGGCGCGCCCGTCCCGACACCTCACAAGGAGGCATGACATGCCTATCATCCCAATCTCCAAATACCATGGCTGCGGCAACGACTTCGTGCTCGCACGCGAGTCCGACGTGACCGCCACCGGCCTCGACGCCGCCGACTTCACCCGCGCCGTCTGCGACCGGCACCTCGGCATCGGTGCCGACGGCACCATCCTCGCGGGCGGGGAGGCCGCAGGCGGCAGCGGTCCCCTCTGGATGCGCTACCGCAACGCCGACGGCTCCGTGGCGCCCATGTGCGGCAACGGCATCCGTTGCCTCGCTGCCTACTGCGCCGACGAGGGCATCTGCGCCGAGGGCTCGTATCCCATAGAGACCCTGGCCGGCACCAAGGTCGTGACCCGCGTCTCGGCCGACGGCGACCCGTACGTCTTCAAGGTCGACATGGGCACGCCGGACTGGTCGCCCGCCTCCCTTGGCGTGACGGCCACGACGACCCCCATCCGCGACTACGCCCTCGACCTCCCGAGCGGGGCCTGCGTGCAGGTCTGGGCCCTCTTCATGGCCACCGACCATGCCGTCATCCTCACCGACGATGCGATGGCCGAGAAGAACATGGCCCTGGGCCGCGAGGTCTGTCACCACCCGCTCTTCCCCCGCCAGATCAACGCGAACTTCGTGCAGGTCACCGGCGAGGGCTCCATCATCATGCGCACCTACGAGCGGGGCTGCGGCCCCACGCTCGCCTGCGGCACCGGCGTCTGCGCGAGCGTCGTCGTGGCCCACGAGGCGGGACTGGTGGGTGCGGACGTCGATGTGACCGTCCCTGGCGGCCACATACATATACAGGTAAACGAGGACGGTCATGTCCTCATGAGCGGCGGGGCGACCCGCATCATGCGAGGGGAGTGCTTCCTATGAGCAGGAACGCGATGGTACGAGGCTCGATCGTGGCGCTGGTCACGCCGTTCGACGACGCCGGTGACGTGAACTTCGACATGCTGGGCCAGCTGCTCGACTTCCACATCGAGCACAAGACCGACGGCATCCTCATCCTCGGGACCACGGGTGAGAGCTCCACGCTGTCGCATGACGTCGACGACGACGTGGTGCGCTTCTGCGTGAGCCACGTGGACGGCAGGTGCCCGCTGATCTTCTCGGCAGGCTCGAACTGTACGAAGGAGTCGGCCGACAAGTGCCGGCGCTACGAGGCCGAGGGCGCCACGACGGCCCTCGTCATCACGCCGTACTACAACAAGGCGTCCGACGCCGGCATGCAGGCCCACTTCGAGACGATCGCCGAGGCCTCCGACCTCGACCTCATCCTCTACAACGTGCCCAGCCGCACGGGCTGTGCCATCTCGCCGGCCGTGGCCGAGCGCCTGTCGCAGGTGCCCACCATCCGCGGCATGAAGGAGGCGTCGGGCAACATGGGCTACATGTCCGACATCGCCCACCTGGCCGGTCCCGACTTCTCGATCTACTCCGGCAACGACGACATCGTGGTCCCGATGCTGTCCATGGGCGCCACCGGTGTCATCT
This genomic stretch from Atopobiaceae bacterium harbors:
- the dapF gene encoding diaminopimelate epimerase, yielding MPIIPISKYHGCGNDFVLARESDVTATGLDAADFTRAVCDRHLGIGADGTILAGGEAAGGSGPLWMRYRNADGSVAPMCGNGIRCLAAYCADEGICAEGSYPIETLAGTKVVTRVSADGDPYVFKVDMGTPDWSPASLGVTATTTPIRDYALDLPSGACVQVWALFMATDHAVILTDDAMAEKNMALGREVCHHPLFPRQINANFVQVTGEGSIIMRTYERGCGPTLACGTGVCASVVVAHEAGLVGADVDVTVPGGHIHIQVNEDGHVLMSGGATRIMRGECFL
- a CDS encoding alpha/beta hydrolase-fold protein, which encodes MSDRMPEGSTFHLGAGGTSAPCIYFVDLPEHPFDVAPAADGLSCSVARFPIHGWDDALTPWPAPGLYAGDADFGGQADATIEDIGSRIIPGIEAACGITPHARALAGYSLGGLFSLYAFTRMPGISAVASMSGSTWYDGWLDYLEAAAYEGSGRFAYLSLGSRERHAMPRRLHVVEDDTRETARMLEARGAEVCLSIGPGSHLQHVDERLRDGLAALDAWLRETGE
- a CDS encoding amino acid adenylation domain-containing protein yields the protein MHQQDTICQAFASQVARHPSACAVRDVTGTLTYAELDALAARMAARLPQESSYVGVIMGHGTMQVATILAILRTGAAYVPAEPDFPVERIRFMFDECQVDYVVTDRAHADAAQGTRILVVEDLLEGPPERDVPLACPASPESAAYVLYTSGTTGTPKGVVVEHRNVCHYARAFTHEFHNGPGDVMLQHSVCSFDIFVEEVFATLLAGATLAIPPADVHDDEPALMRFVEEAGVTIVSGFPYLLADINEHDDLPGCVRLLISGGDVLRARYVDRLIGQAQVYNTYGPSETTVCCTYFRCNGSEPLDDGSYPVGTAVQGATVEVLDADLAPTGPGELGEICISGGGVCRGYVDASKDAPFVTRADGTRLYRSGDLGYLLPQGDIAFVRRADSQVMVGGKRVETNEVESVLNRCDGVRAGVVRADVDDQGLTYLTAYVVPDADGFDLARARREMARYLTPFMIPEFFVQLDHLPRNANGKPDTDRLPTVLKTTDAEVRR
- a CDS encoding M20 family metallopeptidase; translation: MAMDAQARGMAREADGQGAASRPSDAAEGNAPMAGGAEPVGPSSVADDAAMLARLTADRRALHRAPEIGLDLPHTCAYVEGRLAGLGAVVEHPLPSCVTALFDVGAPATVAFRCDMDALPVTEATGRDFASATPGVMHACGHDGHTATMLELARQVSAARAAGGRLPHNVLLVFQPGEEHPGGARLVCETGLLERHHVGCVFGLHLWPDLAAGEVRTRPGAFLARASEMNVEVEGVSAHAAHQEAGVDALAPAARLALAIGEVAPAERSLGNPCVVNMGRMEAGTVRNAVAGSARIEGTVRTFEPASWERVRTKIGAIVAAEAETSQAKATVDFDEGYPAVINDQALTGRVLADVTGVGLEPEPSMIADDFSFYEQRVPGTYFFLGTGNPAHGLHSDGFDFDEHVLLAGVGLFRQLATMDWTAQMRVAGSVDAAGLDATPATPGAPVPTPHKEA
- a CDS encoding C-terminal helicase domain-containing protein → MQGQKAELLEALIRTYKPERVLVFCRTKARVDACAKVLKRAGVKVDVMHADRPQAAREKALQRFRDAKIQVLVATDVMSRGIDVSGIDAVVNFDVPNDPEDYVHRIGRTGRAGATGHAYTFVGPDEISQLREVEYFTGKLIPIFDLPGFDYDDHRIIPNPGRSTHKPTRSVFRGARARGRGPAGGRYGRHS
- a CDS encoding nitroreductase; the encoded protein is MEPRSEVMDAIETRRSCRAYEGRQVEFDKVEDVIAAGTWAPSGMGRQPCHFVVLQDPDQIKRLSAMNAKIMGSTGDPFYGAPTVVVVLVDPSVPTCVEDGSLALGSMMLEAHNLGLGSCWIHRAHEEFDSAEGKALLKEWGVEGDWRGVGHCLLGYAAEHGEKTPAPRKGDSVTYVR
- the dapA gene encoding 4-hydroxy-tetrahydrodipicolinate synthase; this translates as MSRNAMVRGSIVALVTPFDDAGDVNFDMLGQLLDFHIEHKTDGILILGTTGESSTLSHDVDDDVVRFCVSHVDGRCPLIFSAGSNCTKESADKCRRYEAEGATTALVITPYYNKASDAGMQAHFETIAEASDLDLILYNVPSRTGCAISPAVAERLSQVPTIRGMKEASGNMGYMSDIAHLAGPDFSIYSGNDDIVVPMLSMGATGVISVAANIIPDQMHEMVASYLAGDVALARDLQVRYLDLIHALFCEVNPIPVKEAMRQLGMDVGGYHLPMCDPTPEHKARIAAALAAAGLTKED
- a CDS encoding GNAT family N-acetyltransferase, which produces MSGRTGSQGQVTVRRMGLDDLDLLVEWRETVIREVFEVPEGTDLSAIMRENRTYYEEALAAGTHVAGLACLDGRAVGCGGICLQREMPSPENPSGRNAYLMNVYTTPAERGHGVARAMVAWLVGQARASGAEKVFLEATPVGRPVYEGAGFRDLPDMMALPREAGR
- the metA gene encoding homoserine O-succinyltransferase, giving the protein MPINIPDGLPAKKVLHQERIFALEEETAAGQMIRPLHVAILNLMPTKVETETQILRLISKSPLQVSVDFMRVCSHKATHVSADHLVKFYETFDHFAGQNYDGLIITGAPVEQMPFEDVDYWPELCRIIDWSQEHVFSTMYLCWGAMAGLYHNYGIRKRTRGAKLFGVFPQRLCDEYSFLTNGFDEIHNMPHSRHAAINTGDLAKHPELAVLSEGLESGPAIIATRDFHEIYVTGHFEYGRDTLAQEYWRDFHAGKKIQLPQNYFPDDNPERQPIFTWRAHANLLYRNWLHYVYQETPFDMREIPQTIKALSARAEAATERDGTPEKF
- the lysA gene encoding diaminopimelate decarboxylase gives rise to the protein MSLPMPADAAPDRLRAADLSACLPATAEVVGGRLLVGGVDLARLAEREGTPLYVYDEADLRGRMRAYRESFSACSDRLPAGADVVYAGKAFLDKAMVRLVDEEGLCLDVSGGGELAIALAAGFDAARVVVHGNNKTPVEIAEAIAAGVGRIVVDNLAELARVSAASVKAGVTQDILLRITPGIHVDTNDYVVTGCEDSKFGFTLLDDVAFRAVGTALDTPGVRLVGVHMHVGSQVLDVRPYRQAIDVMCDLLARVRDAYGVELAQFDLGGGLGVAYDAAERPTSVADFVAFLVDGVHEACAERGLAVPHLAVEPGRSIAAVAGVALYRVGAVKPLPGIRTYVAVDGGMSDDIRCALYGSTYECLLPERADEPRDCVVTVCGKHCESGDVIVRDASLPEPHEGDVLAVLGTGAYCCSMASNYNGQPRPAVVFVADGEARVVTRRETYEDLLRRDVG